A single region of the Rathayibacter rathayi genome encodes:
- a CDS encoding NADP-dependent oxidoreductase codes for MSSAISTQIQLVRRPDGWPVAEDFRTASVEYGDPAAGEIRVENAFLSVDPYMRGRMNDVKSYTPPFALGETMTGGAVGRVTVSDDPDFPVGSAVLHQLGWRDIVQAESSQFRVVPGVPLSLRLGILGMTGLTAYVGLTAIAHMKEGDTVFVSGAAGAVGSAAGQIARLLGATSVVGSAGSAEKVALLTEKYGYDSAFDYHSGPVREQLAEAAPDGIDVYFDNVGGDHLEAALDAFRDGGRAALCGAIAGYNSTEKTAGPDNMANVITRGLTLRGFTLSGYLDHAPEFNRLMSGWFAEGEIAYDETIVEGIDHAVDAFLSMMRGGNTGKMIVRL; via the coding sequence GGCGACCCGGCCGCCGGCGAGATCCGCGTCGAGAACGCTTTCCTCTCGGTCGACCCCTACATGCGCGGCCGGATGAACGACGTGAAGAGCTACACCCCGCCCTTCGCCCTGGGCGAGACGATGACCGGCGGCGCCGTCGGCCGGGTCACCGTCTCCGACGATCCGGACTTCCCCGTCGGTAGTGCCGTCCTGCATCAGCTCGGCTGGCGCGACATTGTGCAGGCGGAGTCGTCGCAGTTCCGCGTCGTCCCCGGGGTCCCGCTCTCCCTACGCCTGGGCATCCTTGGCATGACCGGGCTCACCGCCTATGTCGGGCTGACCGCGATCGCGCACATGAAGGAGGGCGATACCGTCTTCGTCTCGGGAGCCGCGGGCGCGGTGGGCTCGGCCGCTGGTCAGATCGCTCGGCTGCTCGGCGCGACGAGCGTCGTCGGATCCGCGGGGTCGGCCGAGAAGGTCGCGCTGCTGACGGAGAAGTACGGCTACGACTCCGCGTTCGACTACCACTCCGGCCCCGTGCGCGAGCAGCTGGCCGAGGCCGCGCCCGACGGGATCGACGTCTACTTCGACAACGTCGGCGGCGACCACCTCGAGGCGGCGCTCGACGCCTTCCGCGACGGCGGGCGGGCGGCGCTCTGCGGAGCGATCGCCGGCTACAACAGCACCGAGAAGACCGCCGGACCCGACAACATGGCGAACGTCATCACCCGCGGTCTCACCCTGCGCGGCTTCACCCTCTCGGGCTACCTCGACCACGCGCCGGAGTTCAATCGACTGATGTCCGGCTGGTTCGCCGAGGGCGAGATCGCCTACGACGAGACCATCGTCGAGGGCATCGACCACGCGGTCGACGCATTTCTCTCGATGATGCGCGGCGGCAACACCGGCAAGATGATCGTCCGCCTCTAG